One Pararge aegeria chromosome 4, ilParAegt1.1, whole genome shotgun sequence DNA segment encodes these proteins:
- the LOC120637785 gene encoding inter-alpha-trypsin inhibitor heavy chain H4-like isoform X1, whose amino-acid sequence MIQAQWLIIALCTTVLATSVQTALVPAQDVDIIVAGSNTKTTVPSQVTAQKPYKPIEITEMLVRSEVSLHYVHTSMISEVVNPDPSPQEATFRVLLPDTAYISGFNMILAGKSYKAYVKEKEEAKKIYDQAVSQGIGAAYIATKARDSNQFMVSVNVEGNTTATFDLRYEECMARRNGFYNLDINLHTGAFIPKLEVVVHILEQQKITELRVPEVRTGNEVDATEKDPQNPKAVIVKSADQREVTITFNPDLEEQKRLAEIYVEKTKEKAPSNSYIARGGDNKGNKQDSTVLGQFVVQYDVERSNDGEIFINNGYFVHFFAPTSLFPLSKNMVFVLDTSGSMSGRKIEQLRGAMNAILSDLNPHDYFSIVEFNYGVTVHDMKEADQEPPLKSPTYNSNLNSRNTTVTLVPPTRASPENIAKAKIIVSRLKASGGTNIYDALDIALNLVIKGIDQETEIYLMNQDEDEECDVGFIYDESEEENNVLEPVIIFLTDGEPTVAETNTTKIISYITEKNSGENRAALYTLSFGNDADRIFLRKLALRNDGFTKHIYEAADAERQLQDFYRQVSSPLVSNVMFNYLQEQIIAESLSRNFYRIVNEGSEVVVVGQIKEGISEMTAQVTGLYGTEDGFGRIPHEVIQRVPVQCGNDKIPLERMWAYVTIKQLLDKRDAGEDTINSEKKALALALKYEFVTPLTSLVVVKPNATNSVDVESADKITTRGNPAALNFAAGSSITNRAAGVSKASLVRSPRPAVLSKSTRGSTAQVAPAADEIPITPALKAKPSVFNDQPAPTVSPLADYHLEGFGWTKSILNTSTDALVFNASGKIVTLALTKDKNVPIEVRGDVECSAVGSNTANVCVYITRCFGARNITVVEYSNSYCWVNNRYAGFCCPSNEVDRKP is encoded by the exons ATGATTCAAGCACAGTGGTTAATTATAGCGCTATGCACTACTGTATTAGCGACTAGCGTGCAGACAGCGTTAGTTCCAGCCCAAGATGTGGACATAATAGTCGCAGGAAGTAACACGAAA ACCACAGTGCCCAGCCAAGTTACTGCCCAAAAACCGTACAAACCTATTGAAATAACAGAGATGCTCGTGCGTTCTGAAGTGTCACTGCATTACGTGCACACGTCCATGATTAGTGAAGTTGTGAACCCCGACCCGAGCCCACAGGAGGCCACGTTTCGCGTGCTGCTGCCCGATACAGCCTACATCAGTGGTTTTAATAT gaTTCTAGCTGGTAAGTCATACAAGGCGTATGTTAAGGAAAAAGAAGAAGCTAAGAAAATTTACGATCAAGCTGTATCTCAGGGTATTGGTGCAGCTTATATTGCTACAAA agCACGCGACTCCAACCAATTCATGGTATCCGTCAACGTGGAAGGTAACACTACAGCAACCTTTGATTTGAGATACGAAGAATGCATGGCACGTCGTAACGGGTTTTACAATCTCGACATTAATCTGCACACTGGAGCTTTTATACCAAAGTTGGAAGTTGTTGTGCATATCCTGGAACAACAGAAAATAACTGAACTGCGGGTTCCTGAAGTCAGGACTGGGAATGAAGTTGATGCGACTGAGAAAGACCCCC AAAACCCGAAAGCTGTTATTGTAAAGAGTGCTGATCAGCGAGAAGTAACCATCACATTCAATCCTGATCTCGAAGAACAAAAAAGACTCGCTGAAATATATGTG GAAAAGACAAAAGAAAAAGCTCCATCTAATTCGTACATCGCTAGAGGTGGAgataataaaggaaacaaacAAGACAGTACAGTGCTTGGACAGTTTGTAGTACAGTACGATGTAGAGCGATCCAATGATGGTGAAATATTC ATCAACAATGGGTATTTCGTTCACTTCTTTGCGCCAACTTCGCTGTTCCCATTAAGTAAGAACATGGTATTCGTGCTTGACACATCGGGATCCATGTCGGGTCGAAAAATTGAACAGCTTCGTGGTGCCATGAATGCCATTCTGTCCGATCTCAATCCGCACGACTACTTCAGCATCGTCGAATTCAACTATGGTGTGACG GTTCATGATATGAAGGAGGCCGATCAAGAGCCTCCTCTTAAATCTCCTACCTACAACTCAAATCTGAACTCGCGCAATACTACCGTAACACTGGTGCCACCGACACGCGCTTCACCGGAAAACATCGCTAAAGCAAAAATAATTGTGTCCAGACTTAAGGCTTCCGGAG GAACCAATATCTACGATGCACTGGACATAGCTTTAAATCTTGTAATAAAAGGTATTGATCAGGaaactgaaatatatttaatgaatcaAGACGAAGATGAGGAATGTGATGTTGGATTTATTTATGATGAGTCTGAGGAAGAAAACA ATGTATTGGAGccagtaattatatttttgacggACGGTGAACCAACCGTGGCTGAAACAAATACCACAAAAATTATCTCTTACATTACCGAGAAAAACTCTGGAGAAAATCGGGCGGCCTTATACACGCTTTCATTTG GTAATGATGCGGATCGTATCTTCTTGCGTAAACTCGCGCTCCGCAATGACGGTTTCACGAAGCATATCTACGAGGCAGCTGACGCGGAAAGGCAGCTCCAAGACTTCTACCGCCAGGTGTCTTCACCGCTCGTCTCCAACGTCATGTTCAATTACCTCCAAGAACAG aTAATAGCAGAGTCTTTGAGCCGAAATTTTTACCGAATTGTAAACGAGGGTTCTGAAGTCGTAGTCGTGGGTCAGATAAAGGAAGGCATTTCTGAAATGACCGCGCAAGTTACTGGCTTATATGGCACCGAAGATGGCTTCGGTAGG ATTCCTCACGAAGTGATTCAAAGAGTACCCGTGCAGTGCGGTAATGACAAAATACCATTGGAGCGGATGTGGGCCTACGTAACTATAAAGCAGCTACTGGATAAACGAGATGCTGGCGAGGACACAATCAACTCTGAGAAAAAGGCTCTGGCTTTAGCACTTAAG TACGAGTTTGTAACACCACTGACGTCGCTAGTGGTCGTCAAGCCGAACGCAACCAACTCGGTTGATGTCGAATCCGCTGACAAGATAA CGACAAGAGGAAACCCTGCCGCTTTGAATTTTGCTGCTGGATCTAGTATAACAAATAGAGCTGCAG GTGTCTCCAAAGCTTCGCTAGTTAGATCACCTAGACCAGCTGTATTATCTAAATCAACTAGAGGGTCAACTGCACAGGTAGCGCCAGCAGCTGACGAAATACCAATTACTCCAGCTTTAAAGGCCAAGCCAAGCGTATTCAATGATCAACCCGCCCCTACGGTTTCACCTTTAGCCGATTACCACCTCGAAGGTTTTGGTTGGACCAAATCAATACTCAACACCAGTACTGATGCACTTGTTTTCAATGCCAGTGGAAAGATTGTCACACTTGCACTCACGAAAGATAAGAAC GTGCCAATCGAGGTTCGCGGAGACGTTGAATGCTCCGCGGTGGGATCAAACACGGCGAATGTTTGCGTTTATATCACGCGATGCTTCGGCGCCCGAAACATTACTGTCGTTGAATATAGCAACAGTTACTGCTGGGTGAATAACAG GTACGCAGGCTTTTGCTGTCCAAGTAATGAAGTCGACAGAAAACCTTGA
- the LOC120637785 gene encoding inter-alpha-trypsin inhibitor heavy chain H4-like isoform X2: MIQAQWLIIALCTTVLATSVQTALVPAQDVDIIVAGSNTKTTVPSQVTAQKPYKPIEITEMLVRSEVSLHYVHTSMISEVVNPDPSPQEATFRVLLPDTAYISGFNMILAGKSYKAYVKEKEEAKKIYDQAVSQGIGAAYIATKARDSNQFMVSVNVEGNTTATFDLRYEECMARRNGFYNLDINLHTGAFIPKLEVVVHILEQQKITELRVPEVRTGNEVDATEKDPQNPKAVIVKSADQREVTITFNPDLEEQKRLAEIYVEKTKEKAPSNSYIARGGDNKGNKQDSTVLGQFVVQYDVERSNDGEIFINNGYFVHFFAPTSLFPLSKNMVFVLDTSGSMSGRKIEQLRGAMNAILSDLNPHDYFSIVEFNYGVTVHDMKEADQEPPLKSPTYNSNLNSRNTTVTLVPPTRASPENIAKAKIIVSRLKASGGTNIYDALDIALNLVIKGIDQETEIYLMNQDEDEECDVGFIYDESEEENNVLEPVIIFLTDGEPTVAETNTTKIISYITEKNSGENRAALYTLSFGNDADRIFLRKLALRNDGFTKHIYEAADAERQLQDFYRQVSSPLVSNVMFNYLQEQIIAESLSRNFYRIVNEGSEVVVVGQIKEGISEMTAQVTGLYGTEDGFGRIPHEVIQRVPVQCGNDKIPLERMWAYVTIKQLLDKRDAGEDTINSEKKALALALKYEFVTPLTSLVVVKPNATNSVDVESADKITTRGNPAALNFAAGSSITNRAAGANRGSRRR, encoded by the exons ATGATTCAAGCACAGTGGTTAATTATAGCGCTATGCACTACTGTATTAGCGACTAGCGTGCAGACAGCGTTAGTTCCAGCCCAAGATGTGGACATAATAGTCGCAGGAAGTAACACGAAA ACCACAGTGCCCAGCCAAGTTACTGCCCAAAAACCGTACAAACCTATTGAAATAACAGAGATGCTCGTGCGTTCTGAAGTGTCACTGCATTACGTGCACACGTCCATGATTAGTGAAGTTGTGAACCCCGACCCGAGCCCACAGGAGGCCACGTTTCGCGTGCTGCTGCCCGATACAGCCTACATCAGTGGTTTTAATAT gaTTCTAGCTGGTAAGTCATACAAGGCGTATGTTAAGGAAAAAGAAGAAGCTAAGAAAATTTACGATCAAGCTGTATCTCAGGGTATTGGTGCAGCTTATATTGCTACAAA agCACGCGACTCCAACCAATTCATGGTATCCGTCAACGTGGAAGGTAACACTACAGCAACCTTTGATTTGAGATACGAAGAATGCATGGCACGTCGTAACGGGTTTTACAATCTCGACATTAATCTGCACACTGGAGCTTTTATACCAAAGTTGGAAGTTGTTGTGCATATCCTGGAACAACAGAAAATAACTGAACTGCGGGTTCCTGAAGTCAGGACTGGGAATGAAGTTGATGCGACTGAGAAAGACCCCC AAAACCCGAAAGCTGTTATTGTAAAGAGTGCTGATCAGCGAGAAGTAACCATCACATTCAATCCTGATCTCGAAGAACAAAAAAGACTCGCTGAAATATATGTG GAAAAGACAAAAGAAAAAGCTCCATCTAATTCGTACATCGCTAGAGGTGGAgataataaaggaaacaaacAAGACAGTACAGTGCTTGGACAGTTTGTAGTACAGTACGATGTAGAGCGATCCAATGATGGTGAAATATTC ATCAACAATGGGTATTTCGTTCACTTCTTTGCGCCAACTTCGCTGTTCCCATTAAGTAAGAACATGGTATTCGTGCTTGACACATCGGGATCCATGTCGGGTCGAAAAATTGAACAGCTTCGTGGTGCCATGAATGCCATTCTGTCCGATCTCAATCCGCACGACTACTTCAGCATCGTCGAATTCAACTATGGTGTGACG GTTCATGATATGAAGGAGGCCGATCAAGAGCCTCCTCTTAAATCTCCTACCTACAACTCAAATCTGAACTCGCGCAATACTACCGTAACACTGGTGCCACCGACACGCGCTTCACCGGAAAACATCGCTAAAGCAAAAATAATTGTGTCCAGACTTAAGGCTTCCGGAG GAACCAATATCTACGATGCACTGGACATAGCTTTAAATCTTGTAATAAAAGGTATTGATCAGGaaactgaaatatatttaatgaatcaAGACGAAGATGAGGAATGTGATGTTGGATTTATTTATGATGAGTCTGAGGAAGAAAACA ATGTATTGGAGccagtaattatatttttgacggACGGTGAACCAACCGTGGCTGAAACAAATACCACAAAAATTATCTCTTACATTACCGAGAAAAACTCTGGAGAAAATCGGGCGGCCTTATACACGCTTTCATTTG GTAATGATGCGGATCGTATCTTCTTGCGTAAACTCGCGCTCCGCAATGACGGTTTCACGAAGCATATCTACGAGGCAGCTGACGCGGAAAGGCAGCTCCAAGACTTCTACCGCCAGGTGTCTTCACCGCTCGTCTCCAACGTCATGTTCAATTACCTCCAAGAACAG aTAATAGCAGAGTCTTTGAGCCGAAATTTTTACCGAATTGTAAACGAGGGTTCTGAAGTCGTAGTCGTGGGTCAGATAAAGGAAGGCATTTCTGAAATGACCGCGCAAGTTACTGGCTTATATGGCACCGAAGATGGCTTCGGTAGG ATTCCTCACGAAGTGATTCAAAGAGTACCCGTGCAGTGCGGTAATGACAAAATACCATTGGAGCGGATGTGGGCCTACGTAACTATAAAGCAGCTACTGGATAAACGAGATGCTGGCGAGGACACAATCAACTCTGAGAAAAAGGCTCTGGCTTTAGCACTTAAG TACGAGTTTGTAACACCACTGACGTCGCTAGTGGTCGTCAAGCCGAACGCAACCAACTCGGTTGATGTCGAATCCGCTGACAAGATAA CGACAAGAGGAAACCCTGCCGCTTTGAATTTTGCTGCTGGATCTAGTATAACAAATAGAGCTGCAG GTGCCAATCGAGGTTCGCGGAGACGTTGA